DNA sequence from the Hyalangium minutum genome:
CACGGACGCCGAGGGCCGCCTGGTGCTGGGTGACATCCTCACCTGGGCCGTGGAGCACAAGCCCGCCGCCATCGTGGACCTGGCCACGCTCACGGGCGCGTGCGTCATCGCCCTGGGCAACTACATCGTCGGCGCGTTCGGCGACAACGATGGTGCCATGGAGGAAGTGCTGAAGGCCGCCAAGGCCGCCGGCGAGGAGTTCTGGCGCATGCCCGTCACCGAGCTGCAGAAGGACGCGCTGCGCTCCGAAGTGGCCGACATGAAGAACGCGGGCGAGCGCTGGGGCGGAGCCATCAACGCGGCCCTGTTCCTCAAGGAGTTCGTGGGCGACACGCCCTGGGTCCACCTGGACATTGCCGGCCCGTCCACCAGCCCCAAGGAGCGCGGCTACTTCAACAAGGGCGCCACGGGCGTCGGCCTGCGCACGCTGGTCGAACTCGTGCGCCAGCGCGCCGCCTCCCCTGAGAGCACGGAGAGCCCCGCTGAGAGCGCGGCCCCTGCTCCGAAGAGCCGCGCCAAGAAGGGCCGCTCGGCCCGTGCCTGAGCCGTATGCCCGGGCTAGCCTGGCTCGGGCAGCGGGTGCACCGCGCCGAAGAGGGCCTCCACGCTCCGGTTCACATCCTCCGGAGCCGTCTCCGGCCAGGTGGCCAGGAACATGAACACCCGGCCGGGGCTGCCCTCCGTCACCGCCACCCGGCCGCGCACCCCACCCTCCACCGTGAAGTTGAAGCCCACCGCGCTGTCGGACAGCGGCAGCGGCTCCGGATCCGAGGCGACGAAGCCGGGCTGCTCCTTCAGTCCCTCGCTGAGCCGCTCGGCGAACTGCGTGGGCGTGGCCACGGCGGGCGCCACCTGCAGCACCACCTGCGCGCCCGTGGTCCGGTGCTTCAGGACAACGGGGATGGCCATGCCCTCGGGAGCGTTCTGCTCCTCCGTCTCGTCGAGCTGCCACTCCGCCGTGGGCCGGACAATCTCGAAGCCCAGATCCTCATCCACGTAGCGTCGCGTCGAGGACGGATACTCCTCGGCCAGCACCGCCTGGGCGCCCGGTGGCGTCTCCTGGGCCGCCTGCGGCCTCACCGCCGAGGACCGCGACGCCCCACACGCCGTGCACAGCACCACCGACACCACCCCCAGCCACCCCATCCGCCGCATGTCACCACCCCCACCCACCCCAAGCCCTGATCGCAAACGTGGGTACGGCTCCCACGCGTGACCAGGGGGGTAAGGGATGAGGAGGAGCAGCTGTCAGGCGGAGGAAACTTCCTCGGCGATCGCGCGCGCGGCGGCCACGGGATCTGCCGCGGTGTGGACAGGTCGTCCCACCACCAGCAGATCCGCGCCCGCACGAATCGCAAAGGCGGGCGTCTCCGCGCGGGCCTGATCTCCCTTCTCCGCGCCCGCGGGACGAATGCCCGGCGTGCACAGGAAGGGCGAGGGCCCCAGCAAGCGCCTGAGACCCTCGGCTTCGCGCGGCGAGCACACCAGGCCATCCACGCCCGCCTTCACGGCCAGCTGCGCCAGCCGCTGCGCCGCCGCCTCGGGCGTTCCGGTGAACCCGATGGACGTCACATCCTCGGCCGACAGCGACGTCAGCACCGTCACCGCGAGCACCTTGGGTGCCGCGTGGCCCTGCGCCTTGGCACCCTCGCGAGCCCCCTTCACGGCGGCCTTCAGCATGGCCTCGCCCCCAGCGGCGTGGACGGTGAGCAGCGCGACTCCCAGCGCTCCGGCGCGAGCCGCCGCCAGCTCCACGGTGTTGGGGATGTCATGCAGCTTCAAGTCCAGGAACACCCGCGCACCGAGCTTCTGGAACGCGGCCACCGCCGCAGGCCCGTGCTCCACGAAGAGCGAGAGCCCCACCTTGGCGTAGCCCACGTGCGGAGCCACCGTCGAGTACAGCGCGAGCCCCTGCTCCAGCGGCAGGTCCGCGGCGAGGGCGAGCCGCTCGCGCGCGGCCACGGCCTGGCTCACGTCAATCCCTCCTGGAGGGCGCGGTACGTCATCGACAGCTGCTCTGCCAGAGCCTGCGGCAGCACGTTCTGCGCGGAGAACAGCGCATAGGAGACGAACGCATCGAGCGCCTCCAGCGTGAGCGCGCGAGAGAGCGCCTCGCCGCCACCGGCCACGTTGCGGCGGATCTGATCCACGTCCACGCGTCCATCCGGGCCGAGCTTCACACCGGAGTACGCCTCCTCCAGCCCTGGAGGGGGCGACTGGAGGAAGCTCTGGAACATGCTCACGTCCCGCCCCATCTCCTCGATGGCGCGGTACACCAGCGCGAGCAGCAGGTTGTAGCGCTCCTCGGGGCCGAGCAGCTCCGAGCCCACCATCTCCAGGCTCGGCGTGGGGCGCACCGGCGCGGGGGGCACCACGGGCTCGATGACGAGCGAGCCGCCGCGGATGCGCTCCTCCATCCAGGTGAGGAAGGCGTGGATGCTGCCTTCGTAAGCCGAGCGCAGATCCTTCAGCGAGATGCCCGGCTTGGCCTTGTTGGCCAGCGACTCCTCGCCGGTCGGGAATCCCTCGGGGCCCACGCGCACGCGCACGTCCTCGGGGAACTGGCGGCGCAGCCGCGTCGTCGCCTCGCCGCGCTTGATGCCCTGGATGACCAAGTCTCGCGTGCGCTCGGGCAGCTTGACGACGTCGCTCAGCGGCGCCTGCGCTTCGAGGAAGAGGAAGGAGCCCTCCATCATCTCGAAGAGGTTCAGCACCACCTCGCGCACCAGGTACGTCATGGCGTTGTAGAGGTTGGCCTCGGAGACGATGCCCTCGGTGGTGAGCACCTGTCCGATGCGGCGCGTGGGCGTCACCTGGGCAACGGCCAGCGTGAGCTGGTCCGAGGTGATGAGCCCCAACTGCACCAGCACCGCGCCCAGCCGCTCATAGCGCTCGGTGGAGGTGGCGAACACCACCTGCCCATCCCGGAACGTCACCGTGCGGCGCAGCTGGTTGTGCTGGACAATCAGCTGCCCGCTGCGGATGCCGGACAAGACGTAGGAGAAGACATCCTCCATGAAGAGAGAGCCGAGGTTGCCGGCGAAGAAGCCGATCAGATCCGGCGGCTCTCTCAGGAGGATCATCCCCTCGGGCGAATGGAAGTGCGCCGAGAAGGGACGGGTGGGCGATAGGCCCATGGTGAGCGGCCGCTCGAGTTCGAGAGCCGCCGTCTCACCGGTGATGCGGGGAGTGGCTTTGGGACGTGGAGGTGCCACGTGCCCAGTCTACTTCTTCTTGCTCAACTCCGCGTCGATGATGCTCTTGAATTCCTCGGCCGGCACCGCGCCCGACAGGACCACCCCGTTGATGAAGAAGGCTGGGGTGCCGCTGACCCCGGCCTTCTCACCGGCCGACATGTCCTTCTTCACGAGCTCGGCCTTCTTGCCGGAGTCCAGGCACTCGTTGAAGCGGGCGGTGTCCAGGCCCAGGTCCGCGGCGTGCTTCTTCAGGTCGTCCACCTTGAGGGCGCCCTGATTGGCGAACAGCTTGTCGTGGTACTCCCAGAACTTCTTCTGGTCATCGGCGCACGCGGCGGCCTCGGCGGCCTTCGGGGCGTCCTGGTGGAAGCTCAGCGGGAAGTGGCGGAACACCAGGCGCACCTTGTCGCCGTACTGCTTCACCACCTCGTCCACGGTGACCTTGGCGCGGCTGCAGAACGGGCACTGGAAGTCGCTGAACTCGACGATCGTGATGGGGGCGTTGTCCGGGCCCTTGGCCGGGCCGGTGGCCTCCACCTGGATGCGCTTCTCCGGCAGGAGGACCTTCACGTCCGCCTTGGACTTCAGGTCATTGAACAGCGCCTGCGCCTTCTCGCGCTTGCCCTGCTCGCCCAGCATCTTGACGATCTCGGGCTTGACCTGCTCCAGCGTCACCTCTGCGGGCAGCTGGCCGGCGGCCTTGGCCTGGTCGTAGATCTTCTGGATCTCCGCGTCGCTCGGCTGGGCGGACTTGTCCTCCACCTCGGCCTTGAGCAGCGCGTCCTCGTTGGGCAGGCCGCGCTTCTTGGCCTCGGCCTGAACGAGCTTCTCGATGATGTAGCCATCCAGGCCGCGCTTGAGCAGGTCCTGCTTGCGCTTGTCGAGGTCCGCCAGCGGCGCGCCAATGCGGCCGGTCAGCTCGCCGTAGGTGACCTTCTGCTCGGCGCCGTCCACCTTGTAGGTGCCGACGACGGCGTCCGGGGCGAGCTCACACTGGCCGCCCGAGGCGGAAGCGGTGGCGGGGTTGGCCGCGGGAGACGTCTGCTTGTTGCAGCCGACGGCAAAGGAGGCCGCGAGCACCGCGGCCAGAAGAATACGGGAGGAGCGCTTGGACATGGGTCCGGCGTCTTAATCGAGGTCTCCCGTGCCTCGCAAAAGAAACTTCCGGCTTCAGGCGACCAGCGGCTCCAGATCCATGCCACCCGACAGCTCGGGCAAGCGCACTTCGGGCCGCTCTGTGTCCACCGGACGACCCTGCACCAGCTCGTAGCAGCTCGGATCGGACAGCACTTTCTGCACCAGCTTGTGGTTGAGCGCGTGGCCCGTCTTGAAGACCTTCAGGTGGCCAATGACCGGGCGCCCGAACAGGGACACGTCGCCCACGGCGTCGAGAATCTTGTGCCGGACGAACTCATCCGGGAAGCGCAGCCCCTCGGGGTTGAGGATGGTGGACTCGTCCACGACGATGGCGTTGTCCAGCGAGCCACCGCGCGCCAGGCCGTGCTTCTTGAGCATCTCCACGTCCCGCAGGAAGCCGAAGGTGCGCGCGCGCGAAATCTCACCGGCGAAGCCCCGCTCGCTCACCTCCACCTCGAAGGACTGGCAGGAGATCATCGGGTGCTTGAAGTCGATGGAGCAGCTGATCCGGAAGCGGCGGGCCGGAGACAGCGTGGCCTCCTTGTCACCCTCCACCACCGTGACGGGCTTGTTGATGACCAGGTAGAGGCGCTGCTCCTCCAGCTCGCGCACGCCCACGCTGGTGATCATCTGCACGAAGTGCTCGGCGCTGCCGTCCATGACGGGCACCTCGGGACCATCCAGCTCCACGCGCACGTTGTCGATGCCCAGCCCGGCCAGCGCCGACAGCAGGTGCTCCACCGTGCCCACCTTCACCCCGTCCTTACCCAAGGTGGTGGCCATGGAGGTGTCCACCACGTACTGCGAGAGGGCCGGGATGGCCACCTGGGCTGCTGTGTCCGTGCGGACGAAGACGATGCCGTGGTGGGCCGGAGCAGGCCACAGGGTGAGGTTTACCATCGCGCCAGAGTGGAGCCCCACCCCCTTGCAGGACACGGGCTCGGAGATGGTGCGCTGATGGTCGGGAAACACAGGCATTGCCGTATCGCCTCTCTTACTGCTTCGGTCCGGCAGGTGTTGCCGAAGGGGCCCTCCGGATCAGGCCCGAATCGTTCACTTCTGGATCTGGGACAGCCCTCAGAGATGAGCAAACCCTATGCCACTGACTTGGAAACCTGTCCGGTCGGACGGACAGGCCCACTGCCTGATATCCCTTTGAAATGACTGGGCTTTTTTCCGGCACTGGCGTCAGGACCGCGCTCCTGTAGGGCTTTCCCCCCTCAATTGGCTGGGTCTCTTCGACATCACCGTGACATCTGTGTCCGAGATCCATCACAAACTGGCGGGTCCATAACGCAGGCAACCGCCCGGAAGCAAACACTCCTCAGGCAGAGGCCTCAGCGAGGGCCGACCCTGTAAAATCAGCAGTGGGAGCTCAACGGTGCGCAGGCGCCAAGAAGCGGTCCCGGAGGGCCTCGGCTTCTTTGCGGTCAAACGTTCGCCCCTGGAGAAGCACCCGGCGGCTCACGGAGGTGAAGGTGCTCTCCAGCGTGGGCGTGAAGAGGCGCAAGTCTTCAGCCAGCCGGTGGCGGATGCCGGGGCCCTCGGGCGGCCAGGGCAGCTCCAGCAGGAGCCCGGTAAAGCGATCGAAGGGCTCGTAGTCCGAGTAGCGGAGCAGCTGGTAGCTCCCGTCCTGGAAGTAGCTCAGGAAGGACTTGAGGGATGACAGGGCGGCCTCCGCGGCCGGCACGTCCTCCGAGTGCATGGCCGTCTCCGTGGCCCGGCACAGCTGGCCGAAGACCCACAGGTCCTTGCGCAGCCGCTGGGCCATGGCCTCCTGGGAGACGAGCTGGGCGAAGGTGTCCTCTGCGGTGGCGGCGCCCGGCGCGAGCGCCTCCACGAGCGCGACAATCTGAGCGCGGAAGAGCGCGGTGAAGGCGGCGGCGGCCTTCATGGAGGGGCCCGTCTCGGCGTCCTCCTGCGCGGGGAGCACCTCGCGGGCGATGCGGTTGGTCTCCTTGGCGATGTCGCGGGCGGCGCGCAGGCCGGCGGCCTTGAGGCGCTTGGGGCCTACCTGCATGGCCAGCTCGTGGCGGAGGTAACCCACCAGGCTCACCGCCTCACTGCGCACCAGCGCGAGCACCACGCGCACGCGCCGGGGCGGGGCCTCGTCTCCCTCCTGAGCCACATAGGAGAGGTAGTGGAGCAGCCGGAACAGCGCGAGGAAGGCGGTGGAGAAGCCGGGGCGGACGTCCGCGGGCTGGCTGGCGAGCAGGTCCAACACCCGCACCGAGCGCAGCCGGTCGTACTCGATGCGGAACTCCAGCGACCGGAAGGGGCGGAAGTAGCGGTTGAGGACGATCTCCCGCAGGGCCAGGTTGCCCACGTCCGTGAAGAGGTTGAGGCTGCACACGGGCAGCTTGAGCAGGTGATCGATCAGGTTGCGCAGGGCCTCGAAGGCCTCGCGCAGCACGAAGAGGCTCTCCTGGGGCGTCTCCTGGACGAGCTCTTCCTCGATGAAGGCGCTGCGGACCCGGTCATCGGCCAGCTGGCTCTCCACGTACTTGCGGAAGACGCGCTTGGAGTCCGAGTCCGGATCCAACAGCCGGCGGCCGATGCGGATGGCGCGGTGGATGGCGTCGCGGACGTCCTCGAGCTCCTCGTGGAAGTCCCGGGTGACGAGGGGGCGCTCGTGGGCATCCACCACCGAGTTGTGCAGGTGGAAGTAGCGCTCCACCCCGCGCAGGAGCATCTCGAACTCGAAGAGCTGCTCCTCGCGGCCCTCGATGGTGACACTGCGCAGCCAGCGCTCGCGCTCGGCGAGCATGATGGCCCGCGAGCCTTGGGTGGTGCTCATCAGGTCCGCGTAGAAGTCGCGGGCGGCCGTCGAGGCATCTCCCTGGGCGCGTGCCTGGCTCATCGGCGGAGTTCCTATCAGAAGAGGGCGCCCTGGGGTGAAGCGGGCGGCGGCGTCTTCTTGAAATAGCTGTAGGCCCGATGCGTCGCCGTCCGGCCCCGAGGGGTGCGCTGGAGGAAACCTTCTTGGAGCAGAAAGGGCTCGTACACGTCCTCGATGGTGTCTCGCTGCTCGCCCACACTGGCAGCGATGGTCTCCACCCCCACCGGCCCCCCACCGAACTTCTCGATGATGGTGAGCAGAATCTTCCGGTCCATGGAGTCCAGGCCGCTGGCGTCCACGCCGAGCCTGTCGAGCGAGGACCGGGCCAGCTCCAGGGAGATGGTGCCCTCGCCCTCGACCTGGGCGAAGTCGCGCAGGCGGCGCAACAGCCGGTTGGCGATGCGCGGGGTGCCTCGGGAGCGGGTGGAGATCTCCTTGCTGGCGTCCTTGTCCATCGGGATGCCGAGGATGCGCGCCGAGCGGTTGAGGATGAGCTCCAGGTGCTTGGGCTCGTAGTACTCGAGGCGCTCCTGAATCTGGAAGCGGTCGCGGAGCGGCGAGGTGAGCAGGCCCGTGCGGGTGGTGGCGCCGATGAGGGTGAAGGGCGGCAGGTCGATCTTCATCGCGCGGGCGGCGGGGCCCGTGTCGATGGTGATGTCCAGCCGGAAGTCCTCCATGGCCGGGTAGAGGTACTCCTCGATGGCGGCGTTGAGGCGGTGGATCTCGTCGATGAAGAGGACGTCGCGCTCGTTGAGGTTGGTGAGCAACCCGGCCAGGTCGCCCTTGCGCTCCAGGGCGGGGCCGCTGGTGACGTGGATGCCCACGCCGAGCTCGGAGGCAATGATGTGGGCCAGCGACGTCTTGCCCAGGCCCGGGGGCCCGGAGAACAGACAGTGGTCGAGCGCGTCGCCGCGGCTGCTGGCCGCGAGCACGTAGACTTTGAGCTTCTCGAGGACCTGGGACTGGCCCACGTACTCGTCGAAGGTGCGCGGCCGGAGCGAGACTTCCAGGCGGACATCGTCCCCCTGGACTTCCCCGGACAGCGTCTCGGACTTGCGCTTCGTAGCCATGGCGGTGTTCACCCTACCAAGAACGGCGTGTGTGTCGCGGTCCATCTCCTGGCGGCGCTAGACTCGCGCGCCTTGATGGCCGGTGGGCCAGGGGGCGCGCAAAGTGAAGGGTCTCGTCTTCGATCTCTCCATCCCCAAGTACGTGCTCGCCAAGGGGATCGGCGGGCTGTACCCGAAGATTCACTACGGACCGGGGAGCTGCCTGTCCCTGAGAGAGCTGCCCTCCCCCACTCCGCCCGGCCCCGAGTGGGTCCGGCTGAAGCCGCTGCTGGCCGGGCTGTGCGGCTCGGACATGGCCACGTTCTTCTTCAAGGCCAGTCCGCAGTTGGAGCCCTTCAATAGCTTCCCGGCGGTGCTGGGGCACGAGATCCTCGCCGAGGTGGCGGCGGTGGGCCCGGAGACACGGGGAGTCACAGTGGGGCAGCGCGTGGCGGTGAACCCGCTGCTGCCGTGCCGGCTGCGAGGCATCCAGCCGCCGTGCAAGCCATGCGCGTCGGGGCAGGAGAACGGGTGCGAGCACACGGCCGAGGGCTGCCTGGCGGCCGGGCAAATGCTCGGCTACCAGAAGGATCTGCCGGGGGGCATGGGCACGGAGATGGTGGCGCACCCGTCGCAGCTCCACGCCGTGCCGGATCGGGTGTCGAACAAGGCGGGCGTGTTGGTGGAGCCGCTGGCGGTGAGTCTGCATGCGGTGCTCAAGGCGGGGCTCCGGGATGAGGACCGGGTGCTGGTGATTGGCGGTGGGCCCGTGGCCTTCGCGGCGCTGTGGGCCATCCGAGCACTGGGGCACCGGAGCCATGTGACGCTGCTGGCGACGGAGGAGTACCAGCTGAAGCTCGCCCGGCAGCTGGGGGCGGATGAGGCGCTGCGGGTGAAGGATGACGCGGGGGAGGCCGAGGAGGTGGCGCGGCTGACGGGGGCGAAGGTCTACAAGCCCGTGATTGGACCGCCTGCGCTGTCAGGAGGCTTCGAGGTGACGATCGACTGCATCGGCAGCGCAGGATCGGTGCAGGACTCGTTGAGGTACACGCGGGCACTGGGGCGGGTGGTGCTGGTGGGGGCGGCGGGGATTTTGGAGCGGGTGGACTGGACCACTGTGTGGAGGAATGAACTGACGCTGCTCGGTTCGTACGTGTACGGGCCGGAAAGCTTCCGGGGCGAGCGCAAGCACACCTTCGATCTGGTACTGGAGCTGTTGGCCCGCCGGGAGGGACCGGACCCATCCGTGCTCGTGACACACACCTTCCCGCTCTCGCGGTATCGAGAGGCCATCGAGGCAAACCTGGCGCGAGGGCGCTACCACTCTGTGAAGACGGCATTCGACCTGACGGTGACCGCATGACTCCGAGCTTTCGTCCCCTTCCCTCCCTGACCGCGGCCCGTGCCGAGCAGGTGCCGGGACTCCGCCTCACGCAGCTCCGCCGCGCCGCGCAGGAGGCGCGCGAGGCGTTCGTCGCCGGTGGACCGGTGACGGCGGTAGCCACGTGCGATTTGATTACGTTCCCGTACCCGGCGCAGTTCGCATTCAGCGGGGCGGCGCTGTCTCCGGCGCCGTACGTGATGATGAAGAACCGGATGCAGGTGGTGCAGTTCCTGGAGGACGGGGAGCTGCGCACGCTGCTGTTCAACCCGAGCGACTACGAGCGCGGGATGGCGGCGCCGTTCTTCCGGGGCCTGCGCGAGAAGTACGGGCACTTCGTCTCGGACAAGGTGATGTCCACTCGGCACGGGACGGTGCAGAGCCACCTGGCGGCACTGGGGCTGAAGCCGGAGGACGTGGACTACATCGCGTTCGACCACCTGCACGTGCAGGACGTGCGCGGATGGCTGGGGGGCGAGGGCGCGTCGGCATACTTCCCTCGGGCGAAGCTGCTGGTGCAGCAGGCCGAGTGGCTGGGCGCGAAGAACCTGCACCCGATGCAGGCAGCCTGGTACGTGCCGAACGGCACGGCGGGAGTGCCCGAAGAGCGGGTGGTGCTGCTGGACGGGGATGCGTGGCTGGGGCCGGGGGTGGCGATTCTTTCCACGCCAGGACACACGCTGGGGAACATGTCGCTGGCGGTGGCCACGGACCGCGATGTGTTCGTGGTGAGTGAGAACGGCGTGGCGACGGAGAGCTACACGCCGCTGCAGTCGGGGATTCCGGGAGTACGGACCTTCGCCGAGCACATGGGCATGGAGGTGGTGCTCAACGGCAACACGCGCGAGCACTCGCTGGACCAATACTCGTCAATGGTGGTGGAGAAGCTGTTCGCGGGGCCGTCTCCGGTGGACGGGGCCTACGTGAACTTCCACCCGTCCTCACTGCTCACGGGTTCCATGCTGGCCCCGGGGTTGTCACCCACGGTGGTGCTACCGGCGCCGAACTTCGGGGACGTGCGCCCGCCCGCTGCTGCGCGCCAGGCAGCCTGAGCAACGGGGCCACTGGCATCCACAGCTCACGGAGGTCGCGAGGCCAGGACTTTTGCCACCCACTGACGAGTGTCTTCCGCCGAAGCGGCATTCTCCTGGTACATCCATGAATCAAACCTTCCCGTGCTGATCATGTCGCAGAGTGCAGAATCGGCAGAGAGAAGTTCCGGGACGTCTCAGGGGAAAGCAACAGAAGGCACTTGCCGCGTCTTGAAATCTGGGAGGGCCAGCAGTCCCCAAGTCAGCGCTCTCCACCCAGGATTCATGCGCATGTGCGTCCGCCCCGTGATGCGAGCGGTGCTGGTTTTGTATGGTGTGGCTTCTGCCTACTCTAGCGCGCACCAGCCCTGAACGTGCCGTCCTCGTTACTACCAAACCCTTGAAAAGACTGGGCCTGC
Encoded proteins:
- the pyrF gene encoding orotidine-5'-phosphate decarboxylase gives rise to the protein MSQAVAARERLALAADLPLEQGLALYSTVAPHVGYAKVGLSLFVEHGPAAVAAFQKLGARVFLDLKLHDIPNTVELAAARAGALGVALLTVHAAGGEAMLKAAVKGAREGAKAQGHAAPKVLAVTVLTSLSAEDVTSIGFTGTPEAAAQRLAQLAVKAGVDGLVCSPREAEGLRRLLGPSPFLCTPGIRPAGAEKGDQARAETPAFAIRAGADLLVVGRPVHTAADPVAAARAIAEEVSSA
- a CDS encoding DUF4388 domain-containing protein, which gives rise to MAPPRPKATPRITGETAALELERPLTMGLSPTRPFSAHFHSPEGMILLREPPDLIGFFAGNLGSLFMEDVFSYVLSGIRSGQLIVQHNQLRRTVTFRDGQVVFATSTERYERLGAVLVQLGLITSDQLTLAVAQVTPTRRIGQVLTTEGIVSEANLYNAMTYLVREVVLNLFEMMEGSFLFLEAQAPLSDVVKLPERTRDLVIQGIKRGEATTRLRRQFPEDVRVRVGPEGFPTGEESLANKAKPGISLKDLRSAYEGSIHAFLTWMEERIRGGSLVIEPVVPPAPVRPTPSLEMVGSELLGPEERYNLLLALVYRAIEEMGRDVSMFQSFLQSPPPGLEEAYSGVKLGPDGRVDVDQIRRNVAGGGEALSRALTLEALDAFVSYALFSAQNVLPQALAEQLSMTYRALQEGLT
- a CDS encoding DsbA family protein, with product MSKRSSRILLAAVLAASFAVGCNKQTSPAANPATASASGGQCELAPDAVVGTYKVDGAEQKVTYGELTGRIGAPLADLDKRKQDLLKRGLDGYIIEKLVQAEAKKRGLPNEDALLKAEVEDKSAQPSDAEIQKIYDQAKAAGQLPAEVTLEQVKPEIVKMLGEQGKREKAQALFNDLKSKADVKVLLPEKRIQVEATGPAKGPDNAPITIVEFSDFQCPFCSRAKVTVDEVVKQYGDKVRLVFRHFPLSFHQDAPKAAEAAACADDQKKFWEYHDKLFANQGALKVDDLKKHAADLGLDTARFNECLDSGKKAELVKKDMSAGEKAGVSGTPAFFINGVVLSGAVPAEEFKSIIDAELSKKK
- the lpxC gene encoding UDP-3-O-acyl-N-acetylglucosamine deacetylase — protein: MPVFPDHQRTISEPVSCKGVGLHSGAMVNLTLWPAPAHHGIVFVRTDTAAQVAIPALSQYVVDTSMATTLGKDGVKVGTVEHLLSALAGLGIDNVRVELDGPEVPVMDGSAEHFVQMITSVGVRELEEQRLYLVINKPVTVVEGDKEATLSPARRFRISCSIDFKHPMISCQSFEVEVSERGFAGEISRARTFGFLRDVEMLKKHGLARGGSLDNAIVVDESTILNPEGLRFPDEFVRHKILDAVGDVSLFGRPVIGHLKVFKTGHALNHKLVQKVLSDPSCYELVQGRPVDTERPEVRLPELSGGMDLEPLVA
- the ruvB gene encoding Holliday junction branch migration DNA helicase RuvB, which encodes MATKRKSETLSGEVQGDDVRLEVSLRPRTFDEYVGQSQVLEKLKVYVLAASSRGDALDHCLFSGPPGLGKTSLAHIIASELGVGIHVTSGPALERKGDLAGLLTNLNERDVLFIDEIHRLNAAIEEYLYPAMEDFRLDITIDTGPAARAMKIDLPPFTLIGATTRTGLLTSPLRDRFQIQERLEYYEPKHLELILNRSARILGIPMDKDASKEISTRSRGTPRIANRLLRRLRDFAQVEGEGTISLELARSSLDRLGVDASGLDSMDRKILLTIIEKFGGGPVGVETIAASVGEQRDTIEDVYEPFLLQEGFLQRTPRGRTATHRAYSYFKKTPPPASPQGALF
- a CDS encoding zinc-dependent alcohol dehydrogenase, whose amino-acid sequence is MKGLVFDLSIPKYVLAKGIGGLYPKIHYGPGSCLSLRELPSPTPPGPEWVRLKPLLAGLCGSDMATFFFKASPQLEPFNSFPAVLGHEILAEVAAVGPETRGVTVGQRVAVNPLLPCRLRGIQPPCKPCASGQENGCEHTAEGCLAAGQMLGYQKDLPGGMGTEMVAHPSQLHAVPDRVSNKAGVLVEPLAVSLHAVLKAGLRDEDRVLVIGGGPVAFAALWAIRALGHRSHVTLLATEEYQLKLARQLGADEALRVKDDAGEAEEVARLTGAKVYKPVIGPPALSGGFEVTIDCIGSAGSVQDSLRYTRALGRVVLVGAAGILERVDWTTVWRNELTLLGSYVYGPESFRGERKHTFDLVLELLARREGPDPSVLVTHTFPLSRYREAIEANLARGRYHSVKTAFDLTVTA